The Staphylococcus simiae genome includes the window TAATCAACAGCCAGAGTACCAATCAACAACTCATAATTATGAAGAAGCTAATCAAGTATACGAAGATGATGTAAATAAATATGATCAATTTCCTAAACGTGCAGTAGAAAGCGAGTACGCTACTGAACAGATATCATCTGAAGAACCAGCAGTATTATCAAGACAAGCTAAATATAATCAGAAGAGTAACGAAGAATTAGGAATTGACGATAGTCAAGATTATTATAACGAACCACAAATTGATCCTAAGGAGTTAAAAGCTCAACGAAAACAAGAAAAAGCAGAAATAAAAGCTAAGAAAAAAGAAAAGCGTAAAGCTTATAATCAACGCATGAAAGAACGACGAAAAAATCAACCTAGTGCCGTTAGTCAACGACGTATGAATTTTGAAGAACGTCGTCAAATATTTAGTCATGATACAAATCATCAACAAGATAATCATGTTGACGGTAATGATATAAAGACTGACGACCAAAATAAAAATTAATAGAATAACTAGAGGATTAGTAGTGTTATGATTTAACGCTACTAATCCTCTTTTTTTAGGAATGGCATAGTATTAATTATTGGCTCTTTTTTTATGGGAGTGGGACAGAAAGAATTGCTTCAAAGCAAATTATTTCGTTGAATCCAGCGTTACATATATAGAGCTACTTAGATTGTTAATCTTTAGTAGCTCTTATGCAATTGTTGCGCAGCAACCAATTGTAATCATTGTGCGCCCGGCATGGGTAATTACTAGACGGTGAAAGTCCGTTACAGGCTTGGTAGTAGGAACTGTTAGCGAAAGACAAGGGTGTCCATTGTGAAGTGGAATCTGAAGGAAGTCGGACGCAAACACTCGCACTGACGAACAGAAATATCATACAAGGCTATGTGGAATGGATGAATCTGCAATACAAGATAAAGTCCGATACTACCCGAGTTCTATATAGTAAATGATGCAGTGGAATGAGTGGAAAGTGGTTACTCTTACCCGGGGAGGTCTCATCAGCGATAAAAAAAATCGTAGTAATAACGAATGATGAGAAGTCAGCAGAGGTCATAGTAGGTAGAAATACTGAAGGACTGAACAATATTCATACAAAGTAAAGAATGGAGGTTAGAGATTTACAACGTACAGAATACAATTAATGATTGGCAACTCATAGAAAGATAAGTAGTGGAACGAAAAAGGATATATGAGTACGTACAGTAAATCTTAGGTGAAATGAAAGAAATGTATCGTGAGTCTCCATCTATGATGGAGCTTGTTGTAAGAGAGAATAATATACAAAAAGCAATTAAGAAAGTGAAGAAAAACAACGGTGCACCTGGCATCGATGGCATGCGAGTAAGTGAATTAACATCACATTTCACAAAATACTTTCCACAAATTAAACAAAAACTGCTTGATGGCACGTATAAGCCACAAGCAGTAAGAAAGGTTGAAATACCTAAATCAAATGGGAAAAAGCGCGTGCTTGGAATCCCTGTCGCAAGAGACAGAGTTATCCAACAAGCCATTAAACAAGTCATTGAACCTAGTATCGACCGTACTTTCTCAAAACACAGTCATGGCTTTAGACCGAATCGTAGTACAGGAACTGCACTTAAAGAATGTGCAACATACTATGAAGAAGGTTACTTAGTTGCAGTTGATTGTGATTTAAAACAGTGCTTTGATATGTTGAACCATGATAAATTAATGTATCTATTTGAACGACATGTTCAAGATAAAGCCATTTCTAAATTTATTCGTAGAAGCCTACAGGTTGGTGCAATCGACCTCAATGGTAATTATCGAAGTAGAGAAATAGGTGCACCGCAAGGTGGTGTTATTTCCCCGTTACTTTGTAATATTTATCTTCACGAATTAGATAATGAATTGGAGAAACGTGGTCATCGCTTTGTTCGTTATGCAGATGACTTCGTCATCTTTGTACGTACAAAACGAGCGGGTCAACGTGTCATGGAAAGTGTGACAAAGTTTATCGAAAAAGACCTTAAACTTATTGTAAATAGTGAAAAGAGCAAGGTAGGTTCTATCACACGTTTAAAGTTCTTGAGTTGTCTAATGACCAAAGTAAATGGCACTTATCGTTTCAGACCGACTATGGAAGCAAGAAGAAATTTAAAACGCACCTTAAGACGTCTAACGAAACGAAATAGACCAGGTACCTTTAAAGAGATTATATCAGAAATTAATCAAGTAACACGAGGGTGGATAAATTACTTTGGTAAAGGATTTATTACAGGTTTTGTAACGAAGTTACAATCATGGTTAAACCGACGCATTAGACAACTAATCCTCAAAAGATGGAAAAGAATAAAAACCAAATATAAGATGTTACGTAAGTATGGACTTGACCATAAGAGTGCAATGAAAATTGCCAATTCAAGAAAGAAATACTGGCGCTTATCATCAACGCATGAAGTTCATCGTGCACTTACAACAAAACGTCTCTACAAGTGGGGGTTAGAACCATTAACCCAACTCGCAGAGACGGCTTACGCAAGATATTGAACCGCCGAGTACGGAACCGTACGCTCGGTGGTGTGAGAGGACGGATAATCAAATAATGGTTATCCTCCTACTCGATTATGTTAGATTGTTAATCTTTAGTAGCTCTTATGCAGTTGTACTAATAGTATCAATTGTAATCCTTAAAAATATGTAGCAGATTTTCATCAAACTTATCCGTATAATTATTTTATATGTTAAGATGATTAATAATAAAGTATTAATGTTTCATCATTTTAAAATTAACTAATGATAAATAAAAGGAGCCATATAAATGAATAGAAAAACAGAAAAAATAATAACATGGATAGCGAATAGCTTAAGTTTGCTTTATTTTCTAATGATGCTAGTTTCATTTATTGCCCTGCGAAATAATCAATCTTCTGTATATAGCACGATTACTAAAGAACTAAACCAAACAAAAAATAGTATGTCACCAGAAATGTTAAGTGCTACTATAGGTATCTATGCTTTTTTAATATTATTTGCCTCAATCTATGCTTGTTTTAGTATTGTCTGTTTTAAAGAGCGTAAGATATTGGCAATAATATTATTAGCTATTGCATCAATGATTGGCTTAGTATCTTTTAACTTGGTTGCAGCAGTACTATGGTTAATCGTATTATTTATGTTAGCTTTCAAACAAGATAAAAAAACGACGCAATCGGTTAATGACGAATACATTTATACAAAATAATAAAGCATAACAAATACTATATATTTAAATGTAAACTATGATTAATATATTAACTAAAACACAAGAAAACCAACCGAGCTAATTTAATATCGGTTGGTTTTCTTTACTTAAATAATAATGAATTTTGCGTAGTAAAACTTTATAATTCTTGGAACGTTTGAATGATTAAATATACGTTTAAAATACTTAGTATAATGATTAAACTCCAAGAAATAATATTAACCCATGTTTTATTTATAAATGGTCCCATTAAATTTTTATTACTTGTAGCTAATTGTAAGGGTATTAAAGAAAATGGTAATGCAATACTTAAAAATACTTGGGAAAATACAAGTAATTGTTCAATTTTTTCAGCATTACCTTTAAAAATAATCAGACATATAATAACAGGTGTTACTGCAATTGCACGTGTAATTAGTCTTCTTAACCAATTTGGAATGTGTAAATTTATAAAACCTTCCATAACAATTTGACCAGATAACGTACCAGTGATAGTAGAATTTTGACCAGAGGCCAATAAAGCTACTGCAAATAAAGTACTCATCACAGCACCCATAGTTGCACCTAACACAGGTTCAGTTTTTAAAGCGTGATATAAGTCGTAAAAACCACCTAAGTCATCAGTTTTAGAACCAAAGAATAATGAAGCACCTAAAACTAATAACAAACAGTTAACAACAAAGGCAATTGACAATTGAATATTTGAATCAATTGTAGCAAATTTTATTGCTTGAGCTTTTTCTTTATTGCTATGTCTAGAATAAGTTCTAGATTGTACAATTGAAGAATGTAAATATAGATTGTGTGGCATGATTGTCGCACCAATAATGCCTAAAGCAATGTACAATATACCATTATTAGTTACAATTTCTTTATGTGGTATAAAACCATTTAATACTTCAGTTAATTGTGGTGAAGAAATATAAACTTCAAATATAAAGATGAAAAGCACTGTAAAGATTAAAGTACCAACAATAGCTTCAATTTTACGGAAGCCATACTTCATAATAAATAGTAATAAGAACACATCAAATACAGTAATTAATGCACCAACAATAAGTGGTATATCGAAAAGTAAATTTAATGCGATCGCACTACCAATAACTTCGGCAATATCAGTAGCAATAATTGCTAGTTCTGCAATAATCCAAAATATAACTGCAACAGGTTTAGATAGATAATGGCGTGTCATTTGTGCTAAATCAAAACCAGTTGCAATTCCTAATCTAACCGTCATACTTTGTAGTAACATGGCAGATAAACTAGATATAAGAATAACAAACAGTAAGGTATAGCCGTATTGAGCACCACCAGACATTGATGTAATCCAATTACCAGGATCCATATAACCTACAGCAACCAATAGTCCTGGACCTAAAAATGATAAAAACTTCTGTTTATTAGAACTCTGATAATCGAATTCAACAGTATTGTTTATTTCATCTAAACTAAGTTGTTCTTTATTGTTTAAATTTTTATTAACTTTCATTATGATTCACCTCAATTACTTATGAAAAATATATTAACCTAATAAAATGTTTAGGTCAACCTAAAATTTATATAATATAATTAAAGACCTGAAACAAATGAAGCTTCAGGTCAACAAAATTAAGCAGTATAAAATTTTAAGAAATGATTAAATGTGTCATCTAAGAAAGCTAAAAAAGCTTTATCACTTTTTAAATGTTCATCTTTGGGAGTAATATAACGTGCAACAAAGAACTCACCTTTTTTAACATTAATGGCACGTTGAATAGCTTCATTTAATTGTTCATCTGATAAATCTTTAATCAATGGCTTATCAGGTTTCATATGATCTAAACAAATACTATAATCCTCTGGTAATTGTTTAATATCATCAAAATGTTTTTCGAAAATTTTGGCTTGTTGTGCTTTATCTTTTGCTTCATGCATAATACCAAACATGACAAATAAATGATCTCTAAACAAACCAATTTGAAAGTGTGGTAACATTTTATAACCACGTTTATTAGGAGCGAAAGCAACCCAAGTATCTTTAGGAGGATTGACACTTCTACGTGCATGTTTGGCAACATGTGGATAAAATGTTTCTCCTGTTTGGCTTGTGAAAAAATCGCTATAATAATCGCCAAGTTGATTTAATTGAGGTCTAATATATTCATTTAATGCTTCCATTCTAGCATCAAGACCTTCAACATCAAAGGCTTTAAAATCTTTAGGTGAAAATGTATATTTTGTCATAATTTACCTCCAAGTCAATGTTTAAAAATATTGTAGCATATGATAATAACTATAGAAGATTAATACGCTTAACTTTTTATGAAATAATTCAAATATGTTAATTTTTAAAAAACTTGATGTATAATGTGTATGAATAGGAGATGATATCATGGCATTATACGAATTCGCTCATGTCTTAATATTGGAAGCGGGTATTAAAATAAGACAATTAATGGAGCAAGAACTAACTATCGACACGAAATCAAATCCCAATGATTTAGTTACGAATGTGGATAAAGCTACTGAAGTCTTTATAAATGATATGATTAAGAATACTTATCCAGATCACCAAGTGATAGGTGAAGAAGGGCATGGCCATGATATTAATAGTTATAAAGGTGTAGTATGGGTTGTTGACCCAATTGATGGAACATTGAATTTTGTTCACCAGCAACAAAATTTTGCAATTTCTATTGGTATATTTGTTGATGGACAAGCATATGCTGGTTTCGTTTATGATGTAATGAAAGATGAGTTGTACCATGCAAAAGTTGGTGAAGGTGCTTATTGCCAACATCAAAAATTAAAAAAATTAGAAAATACAGTCCTCAAAACAAGCATTATCGGTATTAATCCTAATTGGTTAACTAAACCTGTTTTAGGACCGATATTTAAAGAAATAGTTAATGATTCACGAAGTGCTAGAGCATATGGGAGTGCTGCCCTAGAAATTATTGCTGTTGCAACTGGTCAATTAGCAGCCTATATCACACCTAGATTACAGCCATGGGATTTTGCAGGGGGAATTATTATCTTGCAAGAAGTGCAAGGTACAGCAACTAATCTTTTGGGTGAACCATTATTAATTAGTTCACCTAATTCAGTGCTAATTGCTAATCCTAATGTTCACCAAGAAATATTAAATGATTATTTATACCCACACTTTAGTACACTAAAATCATTACATGAACATCGCTTTAACAATAAAAAATAAATTTTTAAAAGGGTATCAATACTATTTTAAAATAGCATCGATACCCTTTTAACTTGAAATGTTTTATAGCCAATCGTTTTTACGATATTTCTTTTTTAAAGAAAATCCAGCTCCAAATGTTGCAACAAGCAATACAAATGTTAAAATCATCATTGGGACATTTGCTGCACCAAGAGCAAAACTAAATAGTAATAAAAAAGTTACACCTAATATAGAAAATAGCCAAAAAATCTTTTTAGATTTTTTTTGTTCCATCCAATCCCCACCTTTTGCTTATCATTTCTCAATTATATGATATAATAAAAAAGTTGTAATTAAAAGTGGGATTTTACTTAAGAAAGAAGGAAATTAATTTTATGACTAATAAAAGAGAAGACGTACGTAATATAGCAATTATTGCGCACGTTGACCATGGTAAAACAACTCTAGTAGATGAGTTGTTAAAACAATCTGGTATATTTAGAGAGAACGAACATGTAGACGAAAGAGCAATGGACTCTAACGATATAGAAAGAGAACGCGGTATTACTATTCTTGCCAAAAATACTGCGGTTGAATATAAAGGAACACGTATTAATATTTTAGATACACCAGGACATGCTGACTTCGGTGGCGAAGTAGAACGTATTATGAAAATGGTAGACGGTGTTGTTCTAGTTGTCGATGCTTATGAAGGTACAATGCCTCAAACGCGTTTTGTACTTAAAAAGGCTTTAGAACAAAATTTAAAACCCGTGGTAGTAGTAAATAAAATAGATAAACCGTCTGCACGTCCAGAAGGCGTCGTTGATGAAGTGTTAGACTTATTTATCGAACTTGAAGCTAATGATGAACAATTAGAATTTCCAGTAGTTTATGCGTCAGCTGTTAATGGTACTGCGAGCTTAGATGCAGATAAACAAGATGAAAATATGCAATCTTTATATGAAACAATTATCGATTATGTACCTGCACCTGTTGATAACAGTGATGAACCATTACAATTCCAAGTTGCTCTATTAGACTATAATGACTATGTTGGTCGTATTGGTATTGGTCGTGTCTTCAGAGGTAAAATGCGTGTTGGTGATAACGTATCATTAATTAAATTAGACGGTTCCGTTAAGAACTTCCGTGTTACAAAAATGTTTGGTTACTTCGGTCTTAAACGATTAGAAATTGAAGAAGCGCAAGCAGGTGATTTAATTGCGGTATCAGGAATGGAAGATATTAACGTTGGTGAAACAGTTACACCACATGACCATCAAGAAGCATTACCAGTGTTACGTATTGATGAGCCAACGTTAGAAATGACATTTAAAGTTAATAATTCACCATTTGCAGGTCGTGAAGGTGATTTTGTTACAGCTCGTCAAATTCAAGAACGTTTAGATCAACAATTAGAAACAGATGTTTCATTAAAAGTTAAACCAACTGATTCACCAGATACATGGATAG containing:
- the ltrA gene encoding group II intron reverse transcriptase/maturase; amino-acid sequence: MYRESPSMMELVVRENNIQKAIKKVKKNNGAPGIDGMRVSELTSHFTKYFPQIKQKLLDGTYKPQAVRKVEIPKSNGKKRVLGIPVARDRVIQQAIKQVIEPSIDRTFSKHSHGFRPNRSTGTALKECATYYEEGYLVAVDCDLKQCFDMLNHDKLMYLFERHVQDKAISKFIRRSLQVGAIDLNGNYRSREIGAPQGGVISPLLCNIYLHELDNELEKRGHRFVRYADDFVIFVRTKRAGQRVMESVTKFIEKDLKLIVNSEKSKVGSITRLKFLSCLMTKVNGTYRFRPTMEARRNLKRTLRRLTKRNRPGTFKEIISEINQVTRGWINYFGKGFITGFVTKLQSWLNRRIRQLILKRWKRIKTKYKMLRKYGLDHKSAMKIANSRKKYWRLSSTHEVHRALTTKRLYKWGLEPLTQLAETAYARY
- a CDS encoding DUF4064 domain-containing protein: MNRKTEKIITWIANSLSLLYFLMMLVSFIALRNNQSSVYSTITKELNQTKNSMSPEMLSATIGIYAFLILFASIYACFSIVCFKERKILAIILLAIASMIGLVSFNLVAAVLWLIVLFMLAFKQDKKTTQSVNDEYIYTK
- a CDS encoding Nramp family divalent metal transporter, which produces MKVNKNLNNKEQLSLDEINNTVEFDYQSSNKQKFLSFLGPGLLVAVGYMDPGNWITSMSGGAQYGYTLLFVILISSLSAMLLQSMTVRLGIATGFDLAQMTRHYLSKPVAVIFWIIAELAIIATDIAEVIGSAIALNLLFDIPLIVGALITVFDVFLLLFIMKYGFRKIEAIVGTLIFTVLFIFIFEVYISSPQLTEVLNGFIPHKEIVTNNGILYIALGIIGATIMPHNLYLHSSIVQSRTYSRHSNKEKAQAIKFATIDSNIQLSIAFVVNCLLLVLGASLFFGSKTDDLGGFYDLYHALKTEPVLGATMGAVMSTLFAVALLASGQNSTITGTLSGQIVMEGFINLHIPNWLRRLITRAIAVTPVIICLIIFKGNAEKIEQLLVFSQVFLSIALPFSLIPLQLATSNKNLMGPFINKTWVNIISWSLIIILSILNVYLIIQTFQEL
- a CDS encoding YktB family protein; amino-acid sequence: MTKYTFSPKDFKAFDVEGLDARMEALNEYIRPQLNQLGDYYSDFFTSQTGETFYPHVAKHARRSVNPPKDTWVAFAPNKRGYKMLPHFQIGLFRDHLFVMFGIMHEAKDKAQQAKIFEKHFDDIKQLPEDYSICLDHMKPDKPLIKDLSDEQLNEAIQRAINVKKGEFFVARYITPKDEHLKSDKAFLAFLDDTFNHFLKFYTA
- a CDS encoding inositol monophosphatase family protein: MALYEFAHVLILEAGIKIRQLMEQELTIDTKSNPNDLVTNVDKATEVFINDMIKNTYPDHQVIGEEGHGHDINSYKGVVWVVDPIDGTLNFVHQQQNFAISIGIFVDGQAYAGFVYDVMKDELYHAKVGEGAYCQHQKLKKLENTVLKTSIIGINPNWLTKPVLGPIFKEIVNDSRSARAYGSAALEIIAVATGQLAAYITPRLQPWDFAGGIIILQEVQGTATNLLGEPLLISSPNSVLIANPNVHQEILNDYLYPHFSTLKSLHEHRFNNKK
- a CDS encoding DUF5325 family protein, whose translation is MEQKKSKKIFWLFSILGVTFLLLFSFALGAANVPMMILTFVLLVATFGAGFSLKKKYRKNDWL
- the typA gene encoding translational GTPase TypA, translated to MTNKREDVRNIAIIAHVDHGKTTLVDELLKQSGIFRENEHVDERAMDSNDIERERGITILAKNTAVEYKGTRINILDTPGHADFGGEVERIMKMVDGVVLVVDAYEGTMPQTRFVLKKALEQNLKPVVVVNKIDKPSARPEGVVDEVLDLFIELEANDEQLEFPVVYASAVNGTASLDADKQDENMQSLYETIIDYVPAPVDNSDEPLQFQVALLDYNDYVGRIGIGRVFRGKMRVGDNVSLIKLDGSVKNFRVTKMFGYFGLKRLEIEEAQAGDLIAVSGMEDINVGETVTPHDHQEALPVLRIDEPTLEMTFKVNNSPFAGREGDFVTARQIQERLDQQLETDVSLKVKPTDSPDTWIVAGRGELHLSILIENMRREGFELQVSKPQVILKEIDGVMCEPFERVQCEVPQENSGAVIESLGARKGEMVDMTTTDNGLTRLIFMVPARGMIGYTTEFMSMTRGYGIINHTFEEFRPRIKAQIGGRRNGALISMDQGSASTYAILGLEDRGVNFMEPGTEVYEGMIVGEHNRENDLTVNITKTKHQTNVRSATKDQTQTMNRPRILTLEEALQFINDDELVEVTPQSIRLRKTILNKSVREKESKRIKQMLQDNE